The Thermodesulfobacteriota bacterium DNA window CCCTGCGGCCTGTGTTTGCGGGGGCCGCGGAGCTGCTGGGAAGGTTGCGGGTGTTCCAGCAGGGCCGGGTCCAGGCCTACGTCGCCTACGTGCTGGCGACCCTGGTCGTCCTCTTCCTGTGGAGGTGAGGCGATGGCGAGCGCGCTCCTTCACCTGGGGGTCCTCCTCCTGCTCCCCCCCCTCCTCCTGGGGGTCGCCAACCGCACCAAGTCCTGGTTCTCGGGCCGGAAGGGGCCGCCGCTCTTCCAGGCCTACTTCGACCTGGCCCGACTCCTGCGCAAAGGGTTGGTGGTGAGCCGCACGACGACCGCGGTCTTCCCGGCGGGCCCCCTGGTGGCCCTGGCGGCGGCGGTCCTGGCGGGCCTCCTGGTGCCCCTGGGGCCCGCCCCTCTCCTGGGCTTCGCGGGGGACGCGGTGGCGGCGGTGTACCTCCTGGCCCTGGGGCGGTTCTTCACGGCGGCGGCGGCCCTCGACACGGGCTCGGCCTTCGAGGGGATGGGGGCGGCCCGGGAGGTCAGCTTCGCCTCCATGGCCGAGCCCGTGGTGTTCTTGGCGTTTCTGTGCCTCACCCGGCTCTCGGGGGGGCTCACGCTCTCGGCCATGCTCTCCCCCGGGCACATGGCGCCGGCCTGGTCTGCCGCCGGGCCGAGCCTGGCGCTCCTGGCCGCGAGCGTCTTCGTGGTGCTCCTGGCGGAGGGGTGCCGCATCCCCTTCGACGACCCCAACACCCACCTGGAGCTCACCATGATCCACGAGGTCATGGTGCTCGACCACAGCGGCCCCCTCTTCGGCCTGGTGCTCTACGGGGCGGCGGTCAAGTTCCTGGTGCTCGGCGCGGTGCTCGTGCGGATCGCGGTGCCGGCGGCCACGGGCTCGCCCTGGCTCGACCAGGCCGCGTTCGTGGCAGGGCTGCTGGCCCTGGCTGCGGGGGTCGGGGTGGTGGAGTCGGTCATGGCCCGGCTTCGCCTCACCCACGTGCCGACGCTTCTGACGGCGGCCGGGGTGCTGTCCGGCTTTGCCTTCCTCCTCCTCTTGAGGTGAACCGTGGAAGCGCTGCTCGACCTCCTCCTGGTCGCCATCGTGCTCCTGAATTTCTTCGTCCTGGGCACGAGCCGGCTGCGGGCCGTGATCCGGGCCGTGGGGGCCCAGGGGGTGATCCTGGGGGTGCTCCCGCTCCTGGCCCACGGCGCGGCGGGGCCCCGCGCGCTCCTCGTGGTCCTCCCCCCCGTGCTCCTCAAGGGAATCGTGATCCCCGCCATGCTGATGCGGGCGCTGCGCACGGCCCAGATCAAGCGGGAAGTGGAGCCCTTTCTGGGGTTTGCGCCGTCCCTGGTGCTGGGCGCCCTGGGCATGGCGGCAGCCCTGGCCCTGAGCCAACAGCTCCCGCTCCTCCCTGGCCAGCGAAGCGGGCTCGTTGTTCCCGCGTCCCTGGCGACGGTGCTCGTGGGGTTCGTGCTCCTCACCACCCGCCTCAAGGCCATTACCCAGGTGCTGGGCTACCTGGTGCTCGAGAACGGAATCTTCCTCTTCGGCCTGCTCCTCATGGAGGCCATGCCCTTTCTGCTCGAGATCGCCGCGCTCCTCGACCTCTTCGTCGCGATCTTCGTGATGGGCATCATCCTCAACCACATCAGCCGGGAGTTCTCCGACATCGACACCCAGCACCTCTCGGCCCTGCGGGAGTAGGGCGGTGTTCGCGCTCTCGATCCTGTGTCCCCTGGGGCTCGCGGGGCTCGCATTGGCGGTGCCCTCGAACCGCTGGCGGCCCTGGCTCCTGCCCCTGGCGGCGGCGGCGAACCTCGTTCTGACGGCGGGGATCCTCCGCCGAGCCGGGACCTTCCGCGGGGCCGGGTGGGTGGCCCTGGACCCGGCCGGCGCCCTCGTCCTGGGGCTGCTGGCGGTGCTCTTCGGGGTGTGCTCGTTCTACACCGTCGGCTACCTGGGGCACCGGCAGGAGCGGTCGAACCGGGTGTTCTGCGCGTGCCTGCTGGCCTTCCTGTCCCTGGCGAACCTGGTGGCGTGGTCCCGGCACCTGGCCCTGCTGTGGGTTGCCCTGGAGGCCACGACGCTCGCCGCCGCGCCGCTGATCTACTTCAACCGCAACCGG harbors:
- a CDS encoding NADH-quinone oxidoreductase subunit H, which produces MASALLHLGVLLLLPPLLLGVANRTKSWFSGRKGPPLFQAYFDLARLLRKGLVVSRTTTAVFPAGPLVALAAAVLAGLLVPLGPAPLLGFAGDAVAAVYLLALGRFFTAAAALDTGSAFEGMGAAREVSFASMAEPVVFLAFLCLTRLSGGLTLSAMLSPGHMAPAWSAAGPSLALLAASVFVVLLAEGCRIPFDDPNTHLELTMIHEVMVLDHSGPLFGLVLYGAAVKFLVLGAVLVRIAVPAATGSPWLDQAAFVAGLLALAAGVGVVESVMARLRLTHVPTLLTAAGVLSGFAFLLLLR
- a CDS encoding hydrogenase; amino-acid sequence: MEALLDLLLVAIVLLNFFVLGTSRLRAVIRAVGAQGVILGVLPLLAHGAAGPRALLVVLPPVLLKGIVIPAMLMRALRTAQIKREVEPFLGFAPSLVLGALGMAAALALSQQLPLLPGQRSGLVVPASLATVLVGFVLLTTRLKAITQVLGYLVLENGIFLFGLLLMEAMPFLLEIAALLDLFVAIFVMGIILNHISREFSDIDTQHLSALRE